In Pseudomonadota bacterium, the DNA window GGGCAGCGTGCCGTTGGTCTCGACGGCAAGCGTAAAACCTTCCCCGTGGAGGGCGTCCACCAGCGCGGCGTCGAGCTGCAAAAGCGGCTCGCCCCCCGTGCAGACGACGAGCGGCTCGCCCCCTTCCCACGCCGCGTCCCAAATGGCGCGCACGGCAAGGCCAAGCTGTGCGGCGGACGCGAAGCGTCCCCCGCCCACGCCATCGGTGCCGACGAAATCGGTGTCGCAGAAGGTGCAGACGGCCGCCATTCGGTCCGCTGCCCGGCCCGACCACAGGTTGCATCCGGCAAAGCGCAGGAAGACGGCCGACCGCCCCGTATTGGCGCCTTCGCCCTGCAAGGTCGCGTAGATTTCCTTGACCGCGTAGCTCATCCCGCCGCGGCCCGGTTCGCGTAAACCGTGGGGTCCTTGATCCCCGCCGTCTCGAACCCCTGCCGCCGCAACCGGCAAGCGTCGCACCGCCCGCAGGCCTCGCCCGCCGGCCCCGGGTCGTAGCAGCTCAAGGTAAGGCCGTAATCCACGCCAAGGGCCGCGCCCTTCTTCAGGATGTCGGCCTTCGTGAGCGTGATCAGGGGCGCACGGATCGCAAGCGGCCTTCCCTCGACACCCGCCCGCGTCGCCAGCCCCGCCAGCCGTTCGAAGGCCGCGATGTAGTCGGGCCGGCAATCGGGGTAGCCGCTGTAGTCAACCGCGTTCACGCCGATGAAGATGTCGGAAGCGCCGAGGACTTCCGCG includes these proteins:
- the queE gene encoding 7-carboxy-7-deazaguanine synthase, which translates into the protein MSYAVKEIYATLQGEGANTGRSAVFLRFAGCNLWSGRAADRMAAVCTFCDTDFVGTDGVGGGRFASAAQLGLAVRAIWDAAWEGGEPLVVCTGGEPLLQLDAALVDALHGEGFTLAVETNGTLPPPANLDWLCVSPKAGAPLAVKKGEELKLVYPQAGAPPDRFEQLDFAHFFLQPMDGPARAEATLAALDYCLRHPKWRLSLQAHKLIGIP
- the queC gene encoding 7-cyano-7-deazaguanine synthase QueC, which encodes MAAKRKAVVLLSGGVDSATTLALAIREGFAAYALTFHYGQRHAGEIAAAQQVAAQLGAADHILQEIDLRPFGGSALTADIAVPKDRKFENMAAEIPITYVPARNTIFLSFALAFAEVLGASDIFIGVNAVDYSGYPDCRPDYIAAFERLAGLATRAGVEGRPLAIRAPLITLTKADILKKGAALGVDYGLTLSCYDPGPAGEACGRCDACRLRRQGFETAGIKDPTVYANRAAAG